The following are from one region of the Candidatus Neomarinimicrobiota bacterium genome:
- a CDS encoding SGNH/GDSL hydrolase family protein codes for MAGLVLWSACTPGGVELRPGDRIIFLGDSITELGDQPDGFVALVRDSLAARLPHLRLEVIAAGVTGNKVPDLQERLHRDVLARNPDIVFVTIGVNDVWHSTLSLGGIPPGRYQYGLTDITRRLTNAGARVVLCTPTVVGERIGGANDLDGLLDDYAAITREVAKARDVALLDLRKIFVEHLRTHNPGNAEQGILTTDGVHLSPEGNRLVAEAVLDALQAGG; via the coding sequence GTGGCGGGGCTGGTTCTCTGGTCGGCGTGCACGCCGGGGGGCGTTGAGCTGCGGCCGGGCGACCGCATCATCTTCCTGGGCGACTCCATCACCGAGTTGGGCGATCAGCCCGATGGCTTTGTGGCGCTGGTGCGGGATTCCCTGGCTGCCCGGCTACCGCATCTGCGCCTGGAGGTAATCGCTGCGGGAGTGACCGGCAACAAGGTGCCCGATCTGCAGGAACGCCTCCACCGCGACGTCCTGGCCCGTAACCCCGACATCGTGTTTGTCACCATCGGTGTCAACGATGTGTGGCACTCCACCCTGAGTTTGGGCGGAATACCCCCGGGCCGCTACCAGTATGGCTTGACGGACATCACGCGCCGGCTGACCAATGCCGGGGCCCGCGTCGTGCTCTGCACCCCTACCGTTGTTGGAGAGCGGATCGGTGGGGCCAATGACCTGGACGGTCTGCTTGACGATTACGCCGCCATCACCCGTGAGGTGGCCAAAGCCAGGGACGTCGCCCTCCTGGACCTGCGCAAGATATTCGTTGAGCACCTGCGCACCCATAACCCCGGCAACGCTGAGCAGGGCATTCTCACCACTGACGGGGTGCACCTGAGCCCGGAGGGCAACCGGTTGGTTGCGGAAGCAGTTTTGGATGCCCTGCAGGCCGGAGGTTGA